A single window of Rhizobium sp. CCGE531 DNA harbors:
- a CDS encoding sigma 54-interacting transcriptional regulator, whose amino-acid sequence MEANCWVQYSGEVAENLKEEIAVALAREGIAIVPPGDSDTGCLGIFFIAFPTEGAKFPFRANEDHVIAVVMASSGSSQLEGWDLLLAGAADVLYWTDLDKVAVQIKARFQRKLFVDQLFETSGLGDVVVGISRTWRSLLRDIAETAHFGDTPILLMGESGTGKEVTARLIHELDPRPQKRDMVILDCSTVVPELSGSEFFGHERGAFTGALNERHGAFALADEGTLFLDEVGELPLTLQAQLLRVVQERSYKRVGGSTWHRTRFRLICATNRDLADMVQKGTFRADLYFRIAGFVTRLPPLRERTEDIIPLARYFIRRMSGSKRPPVLDDAVCRYLMERSYPGNIRDLQQVIARLLYRCAEDGMISIGYIPRNERPADFSKLQDWLDDNFETLIQRAVLLGVGLKEIGRAAEDCAIRCATRLENGSLQKAAQRLGVTDRALQIRRANSRDLTDRRIGEVRPLN is encoded by the coding sequence ATGGAAGCGAATTGCTGGGTGCAGTACTCGGGAGAGGTTGCCGAAAATCTGAAAGAGGAGATCGCGGTTGCACTGGCAAGGGAAGGGATCGCGATCGTGCCACCCGGTGACAGCGATACTGGGTGTTTGGGGATATTTTTCATAGCCTTTCCCACGGAGGGCGCGAAATTTCCATTTCGCGCCAATGAAGACCATGTGATCGCCGTTGTCATGGCATCGAGCGGTTCCTCACAACTGGAAGGCTGGGATCTGCTGTTGGCGGGAGCCGCCGACGTGCTCTACTGGACTGACCTTGACAAGGTCGCTGTACAGATAAAGGCGCGTTTCCAACGGAAGTTGTTCGTCGATCAGCTCTTCGAGACGTCCGGTTTGGGCGACGTTGTGGTGGGAATTAGCCGAACGTGGCGCAGCCTTCTGCGGGACATCGCTGAAACCGCCCATTTTGGCGACACGCCGATCCTGTTGATGGGAGAAAGCGGCACGGGTAAGGAAGTCACGGCCCGGCTTATTCACGAGCTGGATCCTCGCCCTCAAAAGCGCGATATGGTGATCCTCGATTGCTCGACCGTCGTTCCCGAATTGTCGGGAAGTGAATTTTTCGGCCATGAGCGTGGCGCCTTCACCGGCGCGCTGAACGAACGTCATGGTGCATTCGCCTTGGCGGATGAAGGTACCCTGTTTCTCGACGAGGTCGGCGAACTTCCTCTTACGCTGCAAGCTCAACTCCTGCGTGTAGTCCAGGAGCGCAGCTATAAGCGGGTGGGCGGCAGCACCTGGCACCGCACGCGCTTCAGGCTGATATGCGCGACCAATCGCGATCTTGCCGACATGGTCCAGAAAGGGACCTTCCGCGCTGATCTGTATTTTCGCATTGCGGGCTTTGTGACCCGCCTCCCCCCGCTTCGTGAGCGGACCGAAGACATTATCCCCCTCGCGCGTTACTTCATTCGCAGGATGTCTGGTTCAAAGCGTCCGCCGGTGCTCGACGATGCCGTTTGCCGTTACCTCATGGAGCGGAGCTATCCGGGCAATATTCGTGACCTGCAGCAGGTCATCGCGCGCCTGCTTTATCGTTGTGCCGAAGACGGCATGATCAGCATCGGCTATATCCCGCGCAACGAGCGCCCGGCCGATTTCTCCAAACTCCAGGATTGGCTGGATGATAATTTCGAGACCCTGATCCAGCGGGCGGTGCTGCTTGGTGTCGGGCTCAAGGAAATCGGGCGTGCCGCCGAAGATTGCGCCATTCGCTGTGCGACGCGCCTTGAGAATGGCAGCCTGCAGAAAGCGGCGCAACGGCTTGGCGTCACGGATCGAGCCTTGCAGATCCGGCGAGCCAATTCGCGCGACCTCACGGATCGCCGAATTGGCGAGGTCCGGCCGCTCAACTAA